One Streptomyces sp. CNQ-509 DNA window includes the following coding sequences:
- a CDS encoding ABC transporter ATP-binding protein: MTAAPGPFDDAHDGPDGARDRRGGDARDLLPTATPARTRAAVRELLRPRRALAWTAFAMMAAATAVGLLTQPLLGHIVDLVTDRREAGALTLPVVLLVAVAAGQGVLTAIGRTMVSRLGETVLAELRERFVERALRLPLDRLEKAGSGDLTARVTRDVSRVAEAVRGALPQLASSVLAIVLTLGALAVLDWRFLLAALLAVPVQAYTARWYVRRAVPLYARERVATGAQQQQLLDTVSGAATVRAHRLEALHAGRVDARSRAAVDLRLRGVRLLTGFYNRLHVAEYLGLSAVLVAGYVLVRDGSASIGTATAAALYFHSLFGPVNVALVLLDDAQAATAGLARLVGVVDARAGAGRTGPAEGPRPAVGVSVSGVSHAYEPGRPVLRDVDLELRPKEKVALVGASGAGKSTLAKLLAGIHVPAAGSIDVGGAAPDEPGRTVALVTQEVHVFAGRLADDLRLARPGADDEELREALARVGALGWAEALPEGLDTVVGEGGHRLTADRAQQLALARLVLADPPVAVLDEATAEAGSLGARRLEEAAERALEGRTALVVAHRLSQAAAADRVVVMEGGRVAESGTHDELRAADGPYAALWRAWSAGRAADAEQDAERVAERSTERQAGGAGRSGP; this comes from the coding sequence ATGACCGCGGCTCCCGGCCCGTTCGACGACGCGCACGACGGCCCCGACGGGGCCCGGGACCGGCGCGGCGGCGACGCCCGCGACCTGCTCCCCACCGCCACCCCCGCCCGCACCCGCGCCGCCGTGCGCGAACTGCTGCGCCCGCGCCGGGCGCTGGCGTGGACCGCGTTCGCGATGATGGCCGCGGCCACCGCCGTCGGGCTGCTCACCCAGCCACTGCTGGGCCACATCGTCGACCTGGTCACCGACCGCCGCGAGGCCGGCGCGCTCACGCTGCCCGTCGTGCTGCTGGTCGCCGTGGCCGCCGGCCAGGGCGTGCTGACCGCGATCGGCCGGACGATGGTCTCCCGGCTCGGCGAGACCGTCCTCGCCGAGCTGCGCGAACGGTTCGTCGAGCGCGCGCTGCGGCTGCCGCTCGACCGGCTGGAGAAGGCCGGCTCCGGCGACCTGACCGCTCGCGTCACCCGCGACGTCTCCCGCGTCGCCGAGGCGGTCCGCGGCGCGCTGCCCCAACTCGCCTCCTCCGTCCTGGCCATCGTGCTCACGCTCGGCGCGCTGGCGGTCCTCGACTGGCGCTTCCTCCTCGCCGCGCTGCTCGCGGTGCCCGTGCAGGCGTACACGGCCCGCTGGTACGTCCGCCGCGCGGTGCCCCTCTACGCGCGCGAGCGCGTCGCCACCGGGGCGCAGCAACAGCAGCTCCTCGACACCGTCAGCGGCGCGGCCACCGTACGCGCGCACCGGCTGGAGGCGCTGCACGCCGGGCGCGTGGACGCCCGCTCGCGCGCCGCGGTGGACCTCAGGCTGCGCGGGGTGCGACTGCTGACGGGCTTCTACAACCGGCTGCACGTGGCGGAGTACCTGGGACTGTCCGCGGTGCTTGTGGCGGGGTACGTGCTGGTGCGCGACGGCTCCGCGTCGATCGGCACGGCGACGGCCGCCGCGCTCTACTTCCACTCGCTGTTCGGGCCCGTGAACGTGGCGCTGGTGCTCCTCGACGACGCGCAGGCGGCGACGGCGGGTCTTGCACGGCTGGTCGGCGTCGTGGACGCGCGCGCAGGCGCCGGCCGGACGGGGCCCGCGGAGGGCCCGCGGCCCGCGGTCGGGGTGTCGGTGAGCGGGGTCTCCCACGCGTACGAGCCGGGCCGTCCTGTGCTGCGCGACGTGGACCTGGAGCTGCGGCCGAAGGAGAAGGTGGCGCTGGTGGGTGCGAGCGGGGCGGGCAAGAGCACGCTGGCCAAGCTGCTCGCGGGCATCCACGTCCCGGCCGCCGGGAGCATCGACGTGGGCGGCGCGGCACCGGACGAGCCGGGCCGTACTGTCGCGCTGGTCACCCAGGAGGTGCACGTCTTCGCCGGCCGGCTCGCCGACGACCTGCGGCTGGCCCGGCCGGGCGCCGACGACGAGGAGCTGCGCGAGGCGCTGGCCCGGGTGGGCGCGCTGGGCTGGGCCGAGGCGCTGCCGGAGGGACTGGACACGGTGGTGGGCGAGGGCGGTCACCGGCTGACGGCGGACCGGGCCCAGCAGCTCGCGCTGGCCCGGCTGGTGCTGGCCGACCCGCCGGTCGCGGTGCTCGACGAGGCCACCGCGGAGGCGGGCAGCCTCGGCGCCCGGCGGCTGGAGGAGGCGGCGGAGCGCGCGCTCGAAGGGCGTACGGCGCTGGTCGTCGCGCACCGGCTGAGCCAGGCCGCGGCGGCGGACCGGGTCGTGGTGATGGAGGGGGGCCGGGTCGCGGAGAGCGGGACGCACGACGAACTGCGGGCCGCGGACGGGCCGTACGCGGCGCTGTGGCGGGCGTGGTCGGCGGGGCGCGCGGCGGACGCGGAGCAGGATGCGGAGCGGGTCGCGGAGCGGAGCACGGAGCGGCAGGCGGGCGGCGCCGGGCGCTCCGGGCCGTAG
- a CDS encoding ABC transporter transmembrane domain-containing protein produces the protein MAAQKPSGRDVLKGAIAGQRRGVAIGSVLAVGHQLGEALVPVLIGMVIDDAVAGDDAGALVRWLLVLVAVYVMLAFSFRLGVRAAERAAELAAHRVRLELVGRVLDPRGGAERGRLPGAVANIATDDAKRVGSIVMVVTVGVSGLAGAAVSAVALLLISVPLGLLVLAGTPVLVWLGHLLSKPLEHRSAAEQEQAATASGVAADLIAGLRVLKGIGARDAAVERYRATSRDSLAATLRAARAESWQNGVVLTLTGGFIALVALVGGRLALSGDITLGQLVAAVGLAQFLLTPLQVFAYVNAEFAQARASAARVAEVLAAAPAVVPGDRRLAEPVRGELRLRGVELGALTEVDLAVAAGELVGVATTEPAAAEALLRCLGRIEDPAAGVVELDGVPLTGLDPAELRTAVLVAAHDADLFAGTVGENVAAGAGQGGTAAVGSGLADGARTGAGGAGGDAGSPDPRTAAKHLQGPPVPGPSRPGATPDRRWPPLRPTRCAGRCPAAAKPRSARPGARSPAGSGSASPWPARCTPGGPCSSSTTRPPPWTWSPRPG, from the coding sequence GTGGCTGCGCAGAAACCGTCGGGGCGGGACGTGCTGAAGGGCGCGATCGCGGGACAGCGGCGCGGTGTCGCGATCGGCTCGGTGCTGGCGGTCGGGCACCAGCTCGGCGAGGCACTGGTGCCGGTGCTCATCGGCATGGTCATCGACGACGCGGTCGCCGGGGACGACGCGGGCGCGCTGGTGCGCTGGCTCCTCGTGCTCGTCGCGGTGTACGTCATGCTCGCGTTCAGCTTCCGCCTCGGGGTCAGGGCGGCCGAGCGGGCGGCGGAACTCGCCGCGCACCGGGTGCGGCTGGAGCTGGTGGGCCGGGTGCTCGACCCGCGCGGCGGCGCCGAGCGCGGCCGGCTGCCGGGCGCGGTGGCGAACATCGCCACCGACGACGCCAAGCGCGTCGGCTCCATCGTCATGGTCGTGACCGTCGGCGTCTCGGGGCTCGCGGGCGCGGCGGTCAGCGCGGTGGCGCTGCTGCTCATCTCCGTACCCCTGGGACTTCTCGTGCTGGCCGGCACGCCCGTGCTGGTGTGGCTGGGCCATCTGCTGAGCAAGCCGCTGGAGCACCGCAGCGCGGCCGAGCAGGAGCAGGCGGCCACCGCGTCGGGCGTCGCCGCCGACCTGATCGCCGGGCTGCGGGTGCTCAAGGGCATCGGCGCGCGGGACGCGGCCGTCGAGCGCTACCGGGCCACCAGCCGCGACTCGCTGGCCGCCACGCTGCGCGCCGCGCGCGCCGAGAGCTGGCAGAACGGCGTCGTACTCACGCTGACCGGCGGCTTCATCGCGCTGGTGGCGCTGGTCGGCGGCCGGCTCGCGCTCAGCGGCGACATCACGCTGGGGCAGCTCGTCGCGGCCGTCGGGCTCGCGCAGTTCCTGCTGACGCCGCTGCAGGTGTTCGCCTACGTCAACGCCGAGTTCGCCCAGGCGCGGGCGTCGGCGGCGCGGGTCGCCGAGGTGCTGGCCGCGGCGCCCGCCGTGGTGCCCGGCGACCGGCGGCTCGCCGAGCCCGTCCGCGGCGAACTGCGGCTGCGCGGCGTGGAACTCGGGGCGCTCACCGAGGTGGACTTGGCGGTCGCGGCCGGGGAGCTGGTCGGGGTCGCAACGACGGAACCGGCCGCAGCGGAGGCCCTGCTGCGGTGCCTGGGCCGGATCGAGGACCCGGCGGCGGGGGTGGTGGAGCTGGACGGGGTCCCGCTGACGGGGCTCGACCCGGCGGAGCTGCGGACGGCGGTCCTGGTGGCGGCGCACGACGCGGACCTCTTCGCGGGCACGGTGGGCGAGAACGTCGCGGCGGGCGCGGGGCAGGGGGGTACGGCCGCCGTGGGCAGCGGGCTCGCGGACGGTGCCCGTACCGGAGCCGGCGGCGCGGGAGGCGACGCCGGCAGTCCGGACCCGCGGACGGCGGCAAAGCACCTGCAGGGGCCGCCCGTTCCGGGCCCGAGCCGCCCGGGCGCGACCCCGGACCGGCGATGGCCGCCGCTGCGGCCGACGAGGTGTGCCGGGCGCTGCCCCGCGGCAGCGAAACCGAGGTCGGCGAGGCCGGGCGCGCGCTCTCCGGCGGGCAGCGGCAGCGCGTCGCCCTGGCCCGCGCGCTGCACGCCGGGCGGCCCGTGCTCGTCGTCCACGACCCGACCACCGCCGTGGACGTGGTCACCGAGGCCCGGATAG
- a CDS encoding FAD-dependent monooxygenase produces the protein MDEDSVAVVGGSIAGCATAQAVARAGAGRVTVFERAGGELRDRGVGIGLHDARFAELEAAGYVDSSMPWSGLNRRVWTIRDGDAELGHGFAEQHFPFRSYNWGSLWHELRNRVPESVTYHTGAAVTVVEQDADGVTLKLADGRQERFAAVIGADGYRSVVREAMFPGLAPDYAGYLGWRGTSAPVAGDPETDGAEARVVVFPGGHCMMYLIPAAGGGFRMNWVLYAVPPDDPDLLLDLRTPTSLPPGRVAAKLTAYLRDLVAEHFPPYWGRCVLRTAPEDSFIQPIYDLEVPRLAVGRLLLAGDAATVVRPHTGGGSVKALQDATALEAACRAGGDWPEIAAAYDADRTAVGAAMVALGRRLGRAQVEETPDWQKMGQQEFDAWWQEQNQGPDRSSGFGGHALKRG, from the coding sequence GTGGACGAGGACTCCGTCGCCGTGGTGGGCGGGAGCATCGCGGGGTGCGCCACGGCGCAGGCGGTGGCGCGGGCGGGTGCGGGGCGGGTCACCGTCTTCGAGCGGGCCGGCGGCGAGCTGCGCGACCGCGGCGTGGGCATAGGTCTGCACGACGCGCGGTTCGCGGAGCTGGAGGCCGCGGGGTACGTGGACTCGTCGATGCCCTGGTCGGGGCTGAACCGCCGGGTGTGGACGATCCGCGACGGAGACGCCGAGCTGGGCCACGGGTTCGCCGAGCAGCACTTCCCGTTCCGCTCCTACAACTGGGGCTCGCTCTGGCACGAGCTGCGCAACCGGGTGCCCGAGTCGGTCACGTACCACACGGGCGCGGCCGTGACCGTCGTGGAGCAGGACGCGGACGGCGTCACCCTCAAGCTCGCCGACGGCCGGCAGGAGCGCTTCGCCGCGGTGATCGGCGCGGACGGGTACCGCTCGGTGGTCCGCGAGGCGATGTTCCCCGGGCTCGCCCCCGACTACGCCGGCTACCTCGGCTGGCGCGGCACGTCTGCCCCGGTCGCGGGCGACCCCGAGACGGACGGCGCCGAGGCGCGCGTGGTCGTCTTCCCCGGCGGCCACTGCATGATGTACCTCATCCCCGCCGCGGGCGGCGGCTTCCGGATGAACTGGGTGCTCTACGCCGTCCCGCCGGACGACCCCGACCTGCTGCTCGACCTGCGCACCCCGACCTCGCTGCCGCCGGGCCGGGTCGCCGCGAAGCTCACCGCGTACCTGCGCGACCTGGTCGCCGAGCACTTCCCCCCGTACTGGGGCCGGTGCGTGCTGCGTACCGCGCCCGAGGACTCCTTCATCCAGCCGATCTACGACCTGGAGGTGCCGCGGCTCGCCGTGGGCCGGCTGCTGCTCGCGGGCGACGCCGCCACGGTCGTACGGCCGCACACCGGCGGCGGCAGCGTCAAGGCGCTTCAGGACGCCACGGCGCTGGAGGCCGCCTGCCGCGCCGGGGGCGACTGGCCGGAGATCGCCGCCGCGTACGACGCGGACCGCACCGCCGTCGGCGCCGCCATGGTCGCCCTCGGCCGCCGGCTGGGCCGGGCCCAGGTCGAAGAGACCCCGGACTGGCAGAAGATGGGGCAGCAGGAGTTCGATGCCTGGTGGCAGGAGCAGAACCAGGGCCCCGACCGCAGCAGCGGCTTCGGCGGGCACGCGCTCAAACGCGGCTGA
- a CDS encoding nitrate- and nitrite sensing domain-containing protein, giving the protein MRALAPATTQAFQANRLAQMVDAAESAAELTARLQDERAAATALVASQGDATAFRKATDATDAGISEYTEKRRKLESLPHNANLAVQRIDRSLAELPSLRAQARSGSGTLSALAFGYRITIADLVDYRDGIAQADGVDADIADRIRASASFARAEEHSAQQQVVVLRALDNGGFTAASRRTFDATEIGFFETMSSFVALGPQEWRAWLEHALSAPGTLPAQGMQDQVSRTPIGAELSISATEWKEATADRLTELRSVERRVNAAVHKEVTEERSTLIWWAVIETIVVLVTLVGVLLFALRVGRVIIRRLRDLRNAAHSVATERLPQIVTDLSQPGALGGATPEQVADSSGSPVETTGEDEIGEVGEAFNSVHHEAVRLAAQQAHAHEQFAETLVGVARRGAQLTSVMVSELDAVQRDEADPERMKILFALDHLAIRMERNTNNLLVMGGYGHARVRESDAPCATVVVAAAQQIERFERVAMGIVEQGIGIAARAVHDLAHILAELLDNATRFSPPDKQVGVAVWRLWDRAVVQIVDEGVGMTPERRDELNARLANPQTGVGAVRSMGLHVVARLADRHGIVVELRSSAGPGTIAEVTLPPTVLVAVEEETMVEGERPLTEGETSVFAAPNRAVPGPRKPVDEPVAAAAPRRGAAGAGGAAPGGTTPRGGTPGAAAPGGAVPGSGEAEAGDGGARRNLPFGPDYDPADRVAGVSPSGLPVRMRQPADQWPRFPKRDGENKPGGRSERKAAPTKRRDSRQISDVLAAYTQGISRSTGRREGAGGAADRGRPAGTGGSGGDGNGDGRPRNDDGGRARTARNSGRTRTAKDDDSQRST; this is encoded by the coding sequence GTGCGAGCACTCGCGCCGGCGACCACCCAGGCGTTCCAGGCCAACAGGCTGGCGCAGATGGTGGATGCCGCCGAGTCCGCCGCGGAGCTGACCGCCCGGTTGCAGGACGAACGTGCCGCCGCAACCGCGCTGGTCGCCTCCCAGGGCGATGCCACCGCGTTCCGCAAGGCGACAGACGCCACGGACGCGGGTATCTCGGAGTACACCGAGAAGCGCAGGAAGCTCGAGTCCCTGCCGCACAACGCCAATCTCGCCGTGCAGCGGATCGACCGCTCGCTGGCCGAACTGCCCTCGCTGCGCGCTCAGGCGCGCTCGGGCAGCGGCACGCTGTCCGCGCTCGCGTTCGGATACCGGATCACGATCGCCGACCTCGTCGACTACCGGGACGGCATCGCCCAGGCCGACGGCGTCGACGCCGACATCGCCGACCGGATCCGGGCCTCCGCCTCGTTCGCGCGCGCCGAGGAGCACTCGGCTCAGCAACAGGTCGTGGTCCTCAGGGCGTTGGACAACGGCGGCTTCACCGCGGCCTCCCGGCGCACCTTCGACGCCACCGAGATCGGCTTCTTCGAGACGATGAGCTCCTTCGTCGCCCTCGGTCCGCAGGAGTGGCGCGCGTGGCTGGAACACGCGCTCTCCGCTCCTGGCACCCTGCCCGCGCAGGGGATGCAGGACCAGGTGAGCCGCACCCCGATCGGGGCGGAGCTCAGCATCTCCGCCACCGAGTGGAAGGAGGCCACGGCCGACCGGCTTACCGAGCTGCGCTCGGTGGAGCGCCGCGTCAACGCGGCCGTGCACAAGGAGGTCACCGAGGAACGGTCCACGCTCATCTGGTGGGCGGTCATCGAGACCATCGTGGTGCTGGTGACGCTGGTCGGCGTGCTGCTCTTCGCGCTCCGGGTCGGCCGCGTTATCATCCGCCGGCTGCGCGACCTGCGCAACGCGGCGCACTCGGTGGCCACGGAACGGCTGCCGCAGATCGTCACCGACCTCTCCCAACCCGGCGCGCTCGGCGGCGCCACCCCGGAACAGGTCGCCGACAGCTCCGGCAGCCCGGTGGAGACCACCGGCGAGGATGAGATCGGCGAGGTCGGCGAGGCGTTCAACTCCGTCCACCACGAGGCGGTACGGCTCGCGGCCCAGCAGGCGCACGCGCACGAGCAGTTCGCGGAGACCCTGGTCGGCGTCGCCCGCCGCGGTGCGCAGCTCACCTCCGTCATGGTGTCCGAGCTGGACGCGGTCCAGCGCGACGAGGCCGACCCGGAGCGGATGAAGATCCTCTTCGCGCTCGACCACCTCGCCATCCGCATGGAGCGCAACACCAACAACCTGCTGGTGATGGGCGGTTACGGACACGCCCGGGTACGCGAATCCGACGCGCCCTGCGCGACGGTGGTCGTCGCCGCCGCCCAGCAGATCGAACGGTTCGAGCGCGTCGCCATGGGGATCGTGGAGCAGGGGATCGGCATCGCCGCCCGCGCGGTGCACGACCTCGCGCACATCCTCGCCGAACTCCTCGACAACGCCACCCGGTTCTCGCCCCCCGACAAGCAGGTGGGCGTGGCGGTCTGGCGGCTGTGGGACCGCGCCGTGGTGCAGATCGTCGACGAGGGCGTCGGCATGACCCCCGAGCGCCGCGACGAGCTGAACGCCCGGCTGGCCAACCCGCAGACCGGCGTCGGCGCCGTGCGGTCCATGGGTCTGCACGTCGTGGCCCGGCTCGCCGACCGGCACGGCATCGTGGTCGAGCTGCGCTCCTCCGCGGGCCCCGGCACCATCGCCGAGGTCACCCTCCCGCCGACGGTCCTCGTGGCCGTCGAGGAGGAGACGATGGTCGAGGGCGAACGGCCGCTGACGGAGGGGGAGACGAGCGTCTTCGCCGCCCCCAACCGCGCCGTGCCGGGCCCGCGCAAGCCGGTGGACGAGCCCGTCGCCGCCGCCGCGCCCCGGCGTGGCGCGGCGGGCGCGGGCGGTGCCGCCCCCGGCGGCACCACCCCGCGCGGCGGGACCCCTGGCGCCGCCGCTCCGGGCGGCGCCGTGCCGGGCAGCGGGGAGGCGGAGGCCGGAGACGGTGGCGCCCGGCGCAACCTGCCGTTCGGCCCGGACTACGACCCGGCCGACCGCGTCGCCGGCGTCAGCCCCTCGGGGCTGCCCGTGCGGATGCGCCAGCCGGCGGACCAATGGCCGCGGTTCCCCAAGCGCGACGGGGAGAACAAGCCGGGCGGCCGGAGCGAGCGGAAGGCGGCGCCCACGAAGCGCCGGGACTCCCGGCAGATCTCCGACGTGCTGGCCGCTTACACCCAGGGCATCAGCAGGAGCACCGGCCGCCGTGAGGGAGCCGGAGGGGCCGCCGATCGCGGCCGCCCGGCAGGTACGGGCGGCAGCGGTGGCGACGGCAACGGCGACGGCCGTCCCCGTAACGACGACGGAGGCCGTGCCCGTACCGCCAGGAACAGCGGCCGTACCCGGACCGCAAAAGACGACGACTCGCAACGGAGCACGTGA
- a CDS encoding roadblock/LC7 domain-containing protein encodes MTTPSTADLSWLLSDFARRIPEVTQVIAVSVDGLALAFTGVDQDDADRLAAIASGIVNLLSGAAQLIEADPVEHSLTAMEGGYMFSMAVSSGASLLVTTNRDADIGEVSYMMSELINQVGDALSPQLRDSQPAS; translated from the coding sequence ATGACTACCCCATCCACCGCCGACCTGAGCTGGCTGCTGAGTGACTTCGCCCGTCGTATTCCCGAGGTCACCCAGGTCATCGCCGTCTCCGTGGACGGCCTCGCCCTGGCCTTCACCGGGGTGGACCAGGACGACGCGGACCGGCTGGCAGCCATCGCCTCCGGCATCGTCAACCTGCTCTCCGGCGCTGCCCAGTTGATCGAGGCCGACCCCGTCGAGCACAGCCTGACGGCCATGGAGGGCGGCTACATGTTCTCCATGGCGGTCTCCAGCGGTGCGTCCCTCCTGGTCACCACCAACAGGGACGCCGACATCGGCGAGGTCAGCTACATGATGTCCGAGCTGATCAACCAGGTGGGCGACGCCCTCAGCCCGCAACTGCGCGACTCGCAGCCCGCTTCCTGA
- a CDS encoding ABC transporter substrate-binding protein, giving the protein MFVNASIRRPGRSRTRAVAATAAAVSLALAGCSGGDSGSGDETVKVGLLAALSGTYEAVGTDLRNGFQLYLDTHNGKLGGREVELSVGDEGDGPPTAVPAATKLVKKDRVDVMTGIVANGSYQAVLPMLEQNKIPLVSSNGRPELKDVSRVWHTSFLSKDYGTAIAQYVKDEVDGPVYAIGPDYQGGYDQLGGFTETFDEIGGELANSDGETTWTPFPDTTNFTPYFADIAQSDAKAVYTFYAGKAAIDFVKQYAQSDVADLPLYASGSLTEGSVLQAQGEAADGIQSVSNYVADLDNDANRKFVSDWTAKHDTPPTGYAMASYDAAAVLDMAIAAAAEKGEVNSDTINTALGSLGQIESPRGIWAFGKKSHAPVQKWYLREVRKDGKQLSNVTVQDLATLGD; this is encoded by the coding sequence GTGTTCGTCAACGCATCCATACGCCGTCCCGGCCGTAGCAGAACCCGGGCCGTCGCCGCCACAGCAGCAGCAGTCTCGCTGGCCCTCGCCGGCTGCAGCGGCGGCGACAGCGGCTCCGGCGACGAGACGGTGAAGGTGGGCCTGCTGGCCGCCCTCTCGGGGACGTACGAGGCCGTGGGCACCGACCTGCGCAACGGATTCCAGCTCTACCTGGACACGCACAACGGCAAGCTGGGCGGGCGCGAGGTCGAACTGTCGGTGGGCGACGAGGGGGACGGCCCGCCCACCGCGGTGCCGGCGGCCACCAAGCTGGTGAAGAAGGACCGGGTCGACGTGATGACCGGCATCGTCGCCAACGGCTCCTACCAGGCCGTGCTGCCGATGCTGGAGCAGAACAAGATCCCGCTGGTCAGCTCCAACGGCCGGCCGGAGCTCAAGGACGTCTCCCGCGTCTGGCACACCAGCTTCCTGTCGAAGGACTACGGCACCGCCATCGCCCAGTACGTCAAGGACGAGGTCGACGGCCCGGTCTACGCCATCGGCCCCGACTACCAGGGCGGCTACGACCAGCTCGGCGGCTTCACCGAGACCTTCGACGAGATCGGCGGTGAACTGGCCAACTCCGACGGCGAGACCACCTGGACGCCGTTCCCCGACACGACCAACTTCACCCCGTACTTCGCCGACATCGCCCAGTCCGACGCCAAGGCGGTGTACACCTTCTACGCGGGCAAGGCGGCGATCGACTTCGTCAAGCAGTACGCCCAGTCCGACGTCGCCGACCTGCCGCTGTACGCCTCCGGCTCGCTCACCGAGGGCAGCGTCCTCCAGGCCCAGGGCGAGGCGGCGGACGGCATCCAGTCGGTCTCCAACTACGTCGCGGACCTGGACAACGACGCCAACCGGAAGTTCGTCTCCGACTGGACCGCCAAGCACGACACCCCGCCCACCGGGTACGCCATGGCCTCGTACGATGCCGCCGCCGTGCTCGACATGGCCATCGCCGCGGCCGCCGAGAAGGGCGAGGTGAACTCGGACACCATCAACACCGCCCTCGGCAGTCTCGGTCAGATCGAAAGCCCGCGCGGCATCTGGGCGTTCGGCAAGAAGTCGCACGCGCCGGTGCAGAAGTGGTACCTGCGCGAGGTCCGCAAGGACGGCAAGCAACTCTCCAACGTCACGGTCCAGGACCTGGCCACGCTCGGCGACTGA